Proteins from one Romboutsia sp. CE17 genomic window:
- the uvrC gene encoding excinuclease ABC subunit UvrC yields MFDIQEQLKKLPAQPGVYLMKDKFNNIIYVGKAISLKNRVRQYFQSSKNHSSKVKSMVKNIESFEYIITDSELEALILECNLIKQYRPKYNVLLRDDKTYPYIKVTTNEDYPRVLKVRKVLKDKAKYFGPYTNLTAVNDTLEIIRNTYPIRTCNIDIDKAIKNKVRPCLNMHIKKCVGPCTGNISKEEYNKMIEEIIMFLSGKEENLIEILKEKMNKCAMDFNFEDAAIYRDKIRSLEEMMQKQKIDATTSDLNQDVIAMARAHDEACVQVFFVRNGKIVGREHFILVGVMDSTRESILGSFVKQFYMEQEYIPRELIIEDEIEDSFILEEWLSAKKGSKVTIRIPQKGEKKSLVDMVRKNATEYLEKFSELNKRKYEKSTGALEQLKELLNLDEIPIRIESFDISNIQGVDSIGSMVVFTNGKKDKKEYRRYKIKTVIGPNDYDSMAEIVERRLKYGDLPNLILLDGGKGQVSAVQKVLDRYGLEIPLWGMYKDDKHRTKGLISQEKEIELDKTSNLYRFVASIQEEVHNFAITYHRSLRNKSLTKSVLDDIQGIGEKRKKALLAYFKDIDAIKKASVEELAQVEGMNKASAESVYNFFRKG; encoded by the coding sequence TTGTTTGATATACAAGAGCAGTTAAAGAAGCTTCCAGCACAGCCTGGAGTATATTTAATGAAAGATAAATTTAATAACATAATCTATGTAGGAAAGGCAATATCATTAAAAAATAGAGTAAGACAATATTTTCAATCATCCAAAAATCATTCTTCAAAAGTTAAATCAATGGTAAAAAATATAGAAAGCTTTGAATATATCATAACAGATTCAGAGTTAGAGGCACTTATACTTGAGTGTAATCTTATAAAGCAATATAGACCTAAGTATAATGTCTTATTGAGAGATGATAAAACTTATCCGTATATAAAAGTAACTACGAATGAAGATTATCCAAGAGTATTAAAGGTAAGGAAGGTATTAAAAGATAAAGCGAAATATTTTGGTCCATATACGAATCTAACAGCAGTAAATGATACTTTGGAAATAATAAGAAATACCTACCCAATAAGAACTTGTAATATAGATATAGATAAAGCTATAAAAAATAAAGTTAGACCTTGTTTAAATATGCATATAAAAAAATGCGTGGGACCTTGTACAGGCAATATTTCTAAAGAAGAATATAATAAAATGATAGAAGAGATAATAATGTTTCTATCAGGGAAAGAAGAGAATTTAATAGAAATATTAAAAGAAAAAATGAATAAATGTGCAATGGATTTTAATTTTGAAGATGCAGCGATTTATAGAGATAAAATAAGAAGTTTAGAAGAAATGATGCAAAAACAAAAAATAGATGCAACAACATCAGATCTAAATCAAGATGTAATTGCTATGGCAAGAGCTCATGATGAAGCTTGTGTTCAAGTATTCTTTGTGCGAAATGGTAAGATAGTAGGTAGAGAACATTTTATTCTAGTTGGAGTAATGGATAGCACTAGAGAATCAATACTTGGTTCATTTGTAAAACAATTTTATATGGAGCAAGAGTATATTCCAAGAGAGTTAATAATTGAAGATGAAATTGAGGATAGCTTTATATTAGAAGAATGGTTATCTGCGAAAAAAGGATCAAAAGTAACTATAAGAATACCGCAAAAAGGTGAGAAAAAGAGTTTAGTAGATATGGTAAGAAAAAATGCCACAGAATATCTAGAAAAATTCTCTGAGTTAAATAAAAGGAAATATGAAAAGAGTACAGGTGCACTAGAACAACTTAAAGAATTACTAAACTTAGATGAAATACCAATAAGAATTGAATCGTTTGATATATCTAATATACAAGGTGTTGACTCTATAGGTTCTATGGTTGTATTTACAAATGGAAAGAAAGATAAAAAAGAGTATAGAAGATATAAGATAAAAACTGTTATAGGCCCAAATGATTATGATTCTATGGCAGAAATAGTAGAAAGAAGATTAAAGTATGGAGATTTACCAAACTTAATTTTATTAGATGGCGGAAAAGGTCAAGTTAGCGCAGTTCAAAAAGTACTTGATAGATATGGTTTAGAAATACCACTATGGGGAATGTATAAAGACGATAAACATAGAACTAAGGGATTAATTTCCCAGGAAAAGGAGATAGAACTAGATAAAACTAGTAATTTGTATAGATTTGTAGCTAGTATTCAAGAGGAAGTTCATAACTTTGCCATCACATACCATAGAAGCTTGAGAAATAAATCTTTGACAAAGTCAGTCCTAGATGATATACAAGGTATAGGGGAAAAAAGAAAGAAAGCTTTATTAGCTTATTTCAAAGATATAGATGCTATAAAGAAAGCTAGTGTTGAAGAGTTAGCTCAAGTAGAGGGAATGAATAAAGCATCAGCAGAAAGTGTATATAATTTTTTTAGAAAGGGATAG
- the hprK gene encoding HPr(Ser) kinase/phosphatase → MEYLDRVSIKDIIKDLKLDIVYMPEGKEYYVTSQDLNRTGLQFAGYFEYFAYERLQIVGKAEYNYFSNMDAARREEVLDKFFSYEIPALIVSRDLKVKPDVIEKAKQYDRVILSSRRNTTRIMNSLSNYLDNKLAPHTTIHGVLVDVYGIGVLIKGESSIGKSETALELIQRGHRLVADDAVEIRKLDDSFLVGQSPELLRHFLEIRGIGIIDVRSLYGVGAVKNSKKIDLVIHLEGWDENKYYDRLGLDKEYEKILDEKVERLVVPVKPGRNTAMIIEVAAMNFRQKGMGYDAAQEFTKKLSDLIEKK, encoded by the coding sequence ATGGAATACTTAGATAGGGTGTCAATAAAAGATATAATAAAAGATTTAAAGTTAGATATTGTATATATGCCAGAAGGAAAGGAATATTATGTTACTTCTCAAGATTTAAATAGAACTGGATTACAGTTTGCTGGATATTTCGAGTATTTTGCATATGAAAGATTACAGATAGTAGGTAAGGCTGAGTATAATTATTTTAGCAATATGGATGCAGCAAGAAGAGAAGAAGTATTAGATAAATTTTTTTCTTATGAGATACCAGCATTAATAGTTTCTAGAGACTTAAAAGTTAAGCCTGATGTTATAGAAAAAGCAAAGCAATATGATAGAGTAATCCTAAGCTCGAGAAGAAATACAACGAGAATTATGAATTCATTATCAAATTATTTAGATAATAAATTAGCTCCACATACTACAATACATGGAGTTTTAGTTGATGTATATGGTATAGGAGTATTAATAAAAGGAGAAAGTAGTATAGGAAAATCAGAGACTGCATTAGAACTTATACAGAGAGGGCATAGATTAGTAGCAGATGATGCTGTAGAAATTAGAAAATTAGATGATAGTTTTCTAGTAGGTCAATCTCCTGAGTTACTAAGACATTTCTTAGAAATAAGAGGTATAGGTATAATCGATGTAAGAAGCTTATACGGAGTAGGAGCAGTTAAAAATTCTAAAAAAATTGATTTAGTAATACATCTAGAAGGATGGGATGAAAATAAATATTATGATAGACTAGGATTAGATAAGGAATATGAAAAAATCCTAGATGAAAAAGTAGAAAGATTAGTAGTTCCAGTAAAACCAGGAAGAAATACAGCTATGATAATAGAAGTTGCAGCAATGAACTTCCGCCAAAAAGGAATGGGATATGATGCGGCTCAAGAGTTTACAAAGAAGCTATCAGATTTGATAGAGAAGAAATAG
- a CDS encoding NADH-dependent [FeFe] hydrogenase, group A6, whose translation MNLVNLTINGKSVSVPAGTKILDAAKQVNINIPNLCHLHMDEINMINQCASCRVCMVSAGRGLVPACGTNVKEGMVVNTNTPEALRFRKNVVELLLSDHPQDCLSCSKNGKCELQNIAAELGIRKVRFKGEQSTAPTDTSSKSIVRDHDKCILCRRCETMCNEVQTVGVLSGINRGFHTKVGTFFDVNLADTECTFCGQCISVCPTGALMEKDNTSEAWAALSQKEKPVMVQIAPAVRVGISEEFDLEPGSISTGKLVTALKLLGFDYVFDTNFAADLTIMEEGTEFISRLKENKNLPILTSCCPAWVNFVEIEYPDLIPHLSTCRSPQSMFSPIARYYFAEKFLNKKPDEVTIISIMPCVAKKYEVAREELSQDRIIDTDLSLTVRELARMIKEAGIDLANLEETDFDSPLGYSTGAADIFGATGGVLEAALRTAYEVITNETLENIDFTSVRGMEGIKEASIDVGGTIVNVAAASSLGNARVLMDDLRAGKSKYHIIEIMACPGGCVAGGGQPFHGGDYAKVKARSAGLYEIDTNKPLRKSHENPDVQKLYADFLGEPNGHLAHKYLHTHYFDRSNVYGEEISEPELATDGAAE comes from the coding sequence ATGAATTTAGTTAATTTAACTATAAATGGCAAATCGGTTTCAGTTCCTGCTGGTACTAAAATCCTTGATGCTGCAAAGCAAGTAAATATTAATATACCTAATTTATGTCATCTTCATATGGACGAAATAAATATGATTAACCAATGTGCATCTTGTCGTGTATGTATGGTTAGTGCTGGAAGAGGCTTAGTTCCTGCTTGTGGTACAAATGTTAAAGAAGGTATGGTGGTTAATACTAATACTCCTGAAGCATTAAGATTCCGTAAAAATGTTGTTGAGTTGCTATTATCAGACCATCCACAAGATTGCTTATCTTGTTCTAAAAACGGTAAATGTGAATTACAAAATATAGCTGCTGAATTAGGTATAAGAAAAGTAAGATTTAAAGGTGAGCAGTCTACTGCTCCGACTGATACATCTTCCAAGTCTATAGTTAGAGATCATGATAAATGTATATTATGTAGAAGATGTGAAACTATGTGTAACGAAGTACAAACGGTAGGTGTCCTTTCTGGGATTAATCGTGGTTTCCATACTAAAGTAGGAACATTCTTCGATGTAAATCTTGCTGATACTGAATGTACTTTCTGTGGTCAGTGTATAAGCGTCTGTCCTACTGGAGCTCTAATGGAAAAAGATAATACATCTGAAGCTTGGGCTGCTTTATCTCAAAAAGAAAAACCTGTAATGGTACAAATAGCCCCTGCTGTAAGGGTTGGTATAAGTGAAGAATTTGATTTAGAACCAGGTTCTATATCTACAGGTAAGTTAGTTACTGCTTTAAAATTACTAGGATTTGATTATGTGTTTGATACTAACTTTGCTGCAGACTTAACTATAATGGAGGAAGGAACTGAATTCATAAGCAGATTAAAAGAAAATAAAAATCTTCCTATACTGACAAGTTGTTGTCCTGCTTGGGTTAACTTTGTAGAAATTGAATACCCAGATTTAATACCTCATTTATCAACTTGTAGATCTCCTCAAAGTATGTTCTCTCCAATAGCTAGATATTACTTTGCTGAAAAATTTTTAAATAAAAAACCAGATGAGGTTACTATTATATCTATAATGCCTTGTGTTGCAAAAAAATATGAAGTAGCAAGAGAAGAATTAAGTCAAGATAGAATCATAGATACTGATTTATCTTTAACAGTTAGAGAGTTAGCTAGAATGATAAAAGAGGCTGGTATTGATTTAGCTAATTTAGAAGAAACTGATTTCGATAGTCCTCTAGGATACTCTACTGGTGCTGCTGATATATTTGGTGCTACTGGTGGTGTTCTAGAAGCTGCTCTTCGTACTGCATATGAAGTAATCACTAATGAAACATTAGAAAATATAGACTTTACTTCAGTAAGAGGTATGGAAGGAATCAAAGAAGCCAGCATAGATGTCGGTGGAACTATTGTTAATGTTGCTGCTGCAAGTAGTTTAGGTAATGCTAGGGTTCTGATGGATGATCTAAGAGCTGGTAAATCTAAATATCATATAATCGAAATAATGGCCTGTCCTGGTGGATGTGTAGCTGGTGGTGGGCAACCATTCCATGGAGGAGATTATGCTAAAGTTAAAGCTAGAAGTGCTGGATTATATGAAATAGATACTAATAAACCACTTCGTAAATCTCATGAGAATCCAGATGTGCAAAAACTATATGCTGATTTCTTAGGTGAGCCAAATGGCCATCTCGCACATAAATACTTACATACTCATTATTTTGATAGAAGTAATGTTTATGGAGAAGAAATATCTGAACCTGAATTAGCTACAGATGGAGCTGCTGAATAA
- a CDS encoding NADH-quinone oxidoreductase subunit NuoF, whose amino-acid sequence MSRIKSFDELKNAVREFKPSLQLREHFTKDNLVKRDILVCGGTGCSSSDSMEIIENLKAEIKKAGLSNYAEVQLTGCFGFCAKGPIVKVYPDNVFYVQVKPEDAKEIIQEHILNHRIVERLLFEEPDLDHKKVERHDEMSFYKKQCRIALRNCGHINPENINEYIGNDGYVALGKCLTEMKPDEVISEIKNSGLRGRGGAGFPTGVKWESTANTPPGNKYVVCNADEGDPGAFMDRSVLEGDPHSILEAMAICGYSVGADTGYIYIRAEYPLAIERLKVAIAQAEESGLLGENIMGTGFNFNIELKYGAGAFVCGEGTALIHSIEGKRGEPRVKTFSSSKRGLWNAPTCLNNVETFANIPAIINKGASWFNNYGTEDSPGTKVFALGGKVNNVGLVEVPMGTTLREIVYEIGGGIPNGREFKAVQTGGPSGGCISSKNLDTPIDFKSLGSIGSMMGSGGMLVLDDSDCMVNIAKFFLEFTVEESCGKCTPCRIGNKRLLELLTKITEGKGTEEDLVDLKDLATTIKATSLCGLGKCAPNPVLSTLEYFYDEYLAHVRDHKCPSGKCTAMLEYFITDACKGCTRCARACPANCITGNKKEQHVIDTEKCLKCGTCIDNCKFNAIITR is encoded by the coding sequence AAAAAATGCAGTTCGTGAATTTAAGCCATCTCTTCAATTAAGAGAACATTTTACAAAGGATAATTTAGTTAAAAGAGATATACTAGTTTGCGGAGGTACTGGTTGCTCTTCTTCTGATAGTATGGAAATAATAGAAAATTTAAAAGCTGAAATAAAAAAAGCTGGTCTTTCTAATTATGCTGAAGTTCAGTTAACTGGATGTTTTGGTTTCTGTGCAAAAGGACCTATAGTTAAGGTCTATCCGGATAACGTTTTCTACGTTCAAGTTAAGCCTGAAGATGCTAAAGAAATTATTCAAGAACATATTCTTAACCATAGAATAGTGGAAAGATTATTATTTGAAGAACCAGATTTAGATCATAAAAAAGTTGAAAGACATGATGAAATGTCATTCTATAAAAAACAATGCCGTATTGCTCTAAGAAACTGTGGTCATATAAATCCAGAAAATATAAATGAATACATAGGCAACGATGGTTATGTTGCTCTTGGAAAGTGTCTAACTGAAATGAAACCAGATGAGGTTATATCTGAAATAAAAAACTCTGGTTTAAGAGGTAGAGGTGGAGCTGGTTTCCCTACTGGGGTAAAATGGGAGTCTACAGCCAATACTCCTCCAGGAAATAAATATGTAGTCTGTAATGCTGATGAAGGTGATCCTGGTGCATTCATGGATAGATCTGTCCTTGAAGGTGATCCTCATAGTATTTTAGAAGCTATGGCTATATGTGGTTATTCTGTTGGCGCTGATACTGGTTACATATATATAAGAGCTGAATATCCTCTTGCTATAGAAAGATTAAAAGTTGCTATAGCTCAAGCTGAAGAATCTGGCCTTCTTGGTGAAAATATAATGGGAACTGGCTTTAACTTTAATATAGAATTAAAATATGGTGCTGGAGCATTTGTATGCGGTGAAGGTACCGCTCTAATTCACTCTATAGAAGGTAAACGTGGTGAACCTAGGGTGAAAACATTTAGTTCATCTAAACGTGGACTATGGAACGCTCCTACTTGTTTAAATAACGTTGAAACTTTTGCAAATATACCAGCTATCATAAACAAAGGTGCATCTTGGTTCAATAATTATGGAACTGAAGATTCTCCTGGTACTAAAGTTTTTGCACTTGGTGGAAAGGTAAATAATGTTGGTCTTGTTGAAGTACCTATGGGAACTACTTTAAGAGAAATAGTTTATGAAATAGGTGGAGGTATACCTAACGGAAGAGAATTCAAAGCTGTTCAAACTGGTGGACCATCTGGTGGATGTATATCTTCTAAAAACTTAGATACTCCTATAGACTTTAAATCATTAGGTTCTATAGGCTCTATGATGGGTTCTGGTGGTATGCTTGTTCTTGATGATTCTGACTGTATGGTTAACATAGCTAAATTCTTCCTTGAATTTACTGTTGAAGAATCTTGTGGTAAGTGTACTCCATGTCGTATAGGTAATAAGAGATTATTAGAACTACTTACTAAGATAACTGAAGGTAAAGGTACTGAAGAAGATCTTGTTGACTTAAAAGACTTAGCTACTACTATTAAAGCTACATCTTTATGTGGATTAGGTAAATGTGCTCCTAACCCAGTTTTAAGTACTCTTGAATATTTCTATGATGAGTATTTAGCTCACGTTAGAGACCACAAGTGTCCATCTGGTAAATGTACTGCTATGTTAGAGTATTTTATAACAGATGCTTGTAAAGGGTGTACTAGATGCGCTAGAGCTTGTCCTGCTAATTGTATAACTGGTAATAAGAAAGAACAACACGTTATAGATACTGAAAAGTGTTTAAAATGTGGTACTTGTATAGATAACTGTAAGTTTAACGCTATAATCACTAGGTAA